One window of the Spirochaetota bacterium genome contains the following:
- a CDS encoding divalent metal cation transporter, whose amino-acid sequence MMRIFESIKSNPRIQRLILFLSVMGPGIITANVDNDAGGITTYSLAGANFKFALLWTLIPITIALVLVQEMCNRMGVITGKGLSDLIREKFGVKITFYLMILILLTNFGNIISEFAGIAASLELFGISKYVSVPAGACVVWYIVVKGSYKSVEKVFLVACVFYISYIVSGFMVEQPWPEIASEIVRPRIHFQYDYLVACVGVIGTTIAPWMQFYQQASVAEKGIQADNYRYSKIDTIIGCTVVNIVAFFIIVVCGTVLFSGHGQQPIKTAADAASALRPLAGDYCYFLFAFGLLNASLFAASILPLSTAYSVCESFGWETGVDKNFTEAPQFYILYTLLIFIGAGVILMPDIPLIRIMMISQVINGLVLPFVLVCMLVIINDKKIMRDYANTRLYNVIVVLFTIAISALSLTLVFSLF is encoded by the coding sequence ATGATGAGAATCTTCGAATCGATAAAATCGAACCCCAGGATACAGCGCCTCATCCTCTTCCTGTCGGTGATGGGCCCCGGCATCATCACCGCCAACGTCGACAACGACGCCGGCGGCATCACGACCTACTCCCTCGCGGGCGCCAATTTCAAGTTCGCCCTCCTCTGGACGCTCATCCCCATAACCATCGCCCTGGTGCTCGTCCAGGAAATGTGCAACCGCATGGGCGTCATCACCGGCAAGGGCCTCTCCGACCTGATCAGGGAAAAGTTCGGCGTCAAGATCACCTTCTACCTGATGATCCTAATCCTCCTCACCAATTTCGGTAACATCATCTCGGAATTCGCCGGCATCGCCGCGAGCCTGGAGCTCTTCGGCATCAGCAAGTACGTGTCGGTGCCGGCCGGGGCCTGCGTCGTATGGTACATCGTGGTCAAGGGATCATACAAGTCGGTGGAAAAGGTGTTCCTCGTCGCCTGCGTATTCTATATCAGCTATATCGTTTCAGGATTCATGGTGGAGCAGCCCTGGCCGGAAATCGCGAGCGAGATCGTGCGGCCCCGCATCCACTTCCAGTACGATTACCTGGTCGCCTGCGTCGGCGTCATCGGAACGACCATCGCGCCGTGGATGCAGTTCTACCAGCAGGCCTCGGTGGCGGAAAAGGGGATCCAGGCCGACAACTACCGCTACTCGAAGATCGACACCATAATCGGCTGCACCGTCGTCAACATCGTCGCCTTTTTCATCATCGTCGTGTGCGGAACCGTGCTCTTCAGCGGCCACGGCCAGCAGCCGATCAAGACCGCGGCGGACGCGGCCAGCGCCCTGCGCCCCCTGGCCGGAGACTACTGCTACTTCCTTTTCGCCTTCGGCCTCCTGAACGCGTCCCTCTTCGCGGCCTCCATCCTCCCCCTCTCCACGGCCTACAGCGTGTGCGAAAGCTTCGGGTGGGAGACCGGGGTCGACAAGAATTTCACCGAGGCGCCGCAATTCTACATCCTGTACACCCTGCTCATATTCATCGGCGCCGGGGTCATCCTGATGCCCGACATCCCCCTGATCAGGATAATGATGATCTCGCAGGTCATAAACGGCCTCGTCCTTCCCTTCGTGCTGGTCTGCATGCTCGTCATCATCAACGACAAAAAAATCATGCGGGATTACGCCAACACGAGACTGTACAACGTTATCGTGGTGCTCTTTACGATCGCCATTTCAGCCCTGTCGCTGACGCTGGTATTCAGCTTGTTCTGA